A region from the Micrococcus cohnii genome encodes:
- a CDS encoding FAD-binding protein: MPREVSLPSGPPSSRCTPRPRTRSSTSGPRTEEKARHSNEPSHHHVRDRHHLVTHRLLDAVADGPTRDRGTAPRHRGRPARNHRSVKPIGAAHSFSDIAATDGVQVDLGALHGLTAVDPDTRRVRVRAGTPLHALGPALAAHGLALANMGDIDQQTLGGALSTSTHGTGLGFTGYSAMVTALRLLTADGNLRWVDAAHEPELFAAARVSLGALGVITEVELQTVPSFLLHAAERSEPIDRVVAEFVQRSRDNDHHEFY, from the coding sequence ATGCCAAGGGAGGTGAGCCTGCCGAGCGGGCCACCGTCGTCGCGGTGTACTCCGCGACCGAGGACGCGATCGTCGACCTCTGGCCCACGTACCGAGGAGAAGGCAAGGCATTCCAATGAACCGTCGCACCACCACGTCCGGGACCGTCACCACCTGGTCACGCACCGCCTCCTGGACGCCGTGGCAGATGGTCCGACCCGAGACCGAGGAACAGCTCCGCGACATCGTGGCCGACCGGCCCGGAACCACCGGAGTGTCAAGCCGATCGGCGCAGCGCATTCCTTCAGTGACATCGCCGCGACCGACGGCGTGCAGGTGGACCTCGGCGCCCTGCACGGCCTCACGGCCGTGGACCCCGACACCCGACGCGTGCGGGTGCGCGCGGGCACCCCGCTACATGCTCTGGGCCCCGCTCTGGCCGCCCATGGCCTGGCCCTGGCCAATATGGGCGACATCGATCAGCAGACGCTCGGCGGGGCGCTGAGCACCTCGACGCACGGAACGGGCCTGGGGTTTACCGGATACTCCGCCATGGTCACCGCCCTGCGGCTGCTGACCGCCGACGGAAACCTCCGGTGGGTCGACGCTGCGCACGAGCCGGAGCTGTTCGCTGCGGCCCGCGTCAGCCTGGGCGCCCTCGGTGTGATCACCGAGGTCGAGCTGCAGACCGTGCCGTCGTTTCTGCTGCACGCCGCGGAGCGCTCCGAGCCGATCGACCGGGTCGTCGCTGAGTTCGTCCAGCGCTCCCGGGACAACGACCACCACGAGTTCTACTGA
- a CDS encoding alanine racemase: protein MTTTPPAPPYERYADALAALPARDRQAPLGLLDLDAFTANARSMAQRADGTPIRLATKSVRIRRGIDAALTMPGFRHIMAFTLAEALWLSGADDSTHAESRATESAREHRNVLVAYPCVDEHALTQMLRSAPARERITLMVDSAEHLSLLSDIGHRAGLGGRSGLEADGLPPLRLCLELDAGWRPHPRLHLGALRSPTRTPADAATLARTITGTPGCALVGLMAYEAQVAGVADKPSQPSTLLARAQGFAKSGVVQAVKRASLRELRSRRTAAVEAVREVVEAAGSRLEFVNGGGTGSIDATTTHDCITEIGAGSGLMGPALFDGYRTFRPNPASFFVCPVARRPGPGVVTVAGGGWAASGVCGPDRAPAVVWPEGLRYSCSEGAGEVQTPLLGTATDSLSLGDPVFFRHAKGGEPAERATVVAVYSATEDAIVDLWPTYRGEGKAFQ, encoded by the coding sequence ATGACGACGACTCCGCCCGCACCGCCGTACGAGCGGTACGCGGACGCGCTGGCCGCGCTGCCCGCCCGCGACCGCCAGGCCCCCCTCGGCCTGCTCGACCTCGACGCGTTCACCGCCAACGCCCGGTCGATGGCGCAGCGCGCTGACGGCACCCCGATCCGCCTGGCCACCAAATCCGTCCGCATCCGCCGCGGGATCGACGCGGCGCTGACGATGCCGGGCTTCCGTCACATCATGGCGTTCACCCTCGCCGAGGCCCTGTGGCTCTCCGGCGCCGACGACTCCACGCACGCCGAGTCCCGCGCGACCGAATCGGCCCGGGAGCACCGGAACGTCCTGGTCGCCTACCCCTGCGTCGACGAGCACGCACTGACACAGATGCTGCGCTCGGCCCCGGCGCGCGAACGCATCACCCTGATGGTGGACAGCGCCGAGCACCTGTCCTTGCTGAGCGACATCGGCCACCGAGCCGGCCTGGGCGGACGCTCCGGCCTGGAGGCCGACGGGCTTCCCCCGCTGCGCCTGTGCCTCGAGCTCGACGCCGGCTGGCGACCCCATCCGCGCCTGCATTTGGGCGCCCTGCGCTCGCCCACGCGCACCCCGGCGGACGCCGCCACGCTGGCCCGGACCATCACGGGCACACCCGGCTGCGCACTCGTCGGACTGATGGCCTATGAAGCGCAGGTGGCGGGCGTGGCCGACAAACCCTCCCAGCCGAGCACCCTGCTCGCCCGCGCTCAGGGGTTCGCGAAGTCGGGGGTCGTGCAGGCGGTCAAGCGCGCCTCCCTGCGCGAGCTGCGCTCCCGCCGGACCGCGGCGGTCGAGGCCGTCCGCGAGGTGGTCGAGGCCGCCGGCAGCCGACTGGAGTTCGTCAACGGCGGCGGCACCGGATCCATCGACGCCACGACCACCCACGACTGCATCACCGAGATCGGCGCCGGCTCCGGGCTGATGGGACCGGCACTGTTCGATGGATACCGCACCTTCCGCCCCAACCCGGCCTCGTTCTTCGTCTGCCCGGTCGCCCGGCGCCCCGGCCCCGGCGTGGTCACCGTCGCCGGGGGCGGCTGGGCCGCATCCGGGGTGTGCGGCCCGGACCGTGCCCCGGCCGTCGTGTGGCCCGAAGGCCTGCGATACTCGTGCAGCGAAGGCGCCGGCGAGGTGCAGACCCCACTGCTGGGCACGGCAACGGACTCCCTATCCCTCGGCGACCCCGTGTTCTTCCGGCATGCCAAGGGAGGTGAGCCTGCCGAGCGGGCCACCGTCGTCGCGGTGTACTCCGCGACCGAGGACGCGATCGTCGACCTCTGGCCCACGTACCGAGGAGAAGGCAAGGCATTCCAATGA
- a CDS encoding DUF445 domain-containing protein, which translates to MAGQRTTPADLSAFSPASTARAAGLRRMKAVATGLLVALAAVFVVAFALQEQHPWLSYVRAAAEGGMVGALADWFAVTALFRHPAGVPVPHTALIPRKKDQLGQALREFVQENFLDSDVAREKVSGLQVAAPAGRWLARRDNAERAAGQVAVAARSALDAADDEVIQALLTQLMQRHMVEPDWSPTLARALEDVVGARHHEKVVDMLVAHTGDWIAEHPEVFVETVRRRSPEWSPEIVDKLLAERLHAEALKYLAGVRTDRSHEARRSIDAWLAELAQRMRTDPVTRGTVERLKRGLFEDERVRGWAGQAWTSLSRSLLASLEDPRSDLHQALVAAIMDLGGRLQHEAPLRERVDGYARAAAAYALAEYGPELTGVIEETVHRWDGEQTARTLELLVGRDLQFIRINGSVVGALAGLTIHTLATLLL; encoded by the coding sequence ATGGCCGGCCAGCGCACCACCCCCGCAGACCTGAGCGCCTTCTCCCCCGCCTCGACCGCCCGCGCCGCCGGGCTGCGGAGGATGAAGGCGGTCGCCACGGGGCTGCTCGTTGCGCTCGCGGCGGTGTTCGTCGTGGCGTTCGCCCTGCAGGAGCAGCACCCGTGGCTGTCCTACGTGCGCGCGGCCGCGGAGGGCGGCATGGTGGGCGCCCTCGCGGACTGGTTCGCCGTGACGGCCCTGTTCCGCCACCCCGCCGGGGTGCCGGTGCCGCACACCGCGCTCATCCCGAGGAAGAAGGACCAGCTCGGCCAGGCGCTGCGTGAGTTCGTGCAGGAGAACTTCCTGGACTCGGACGTCGCGCGCGAGAAGGTCTCGGGCCTGCAGGTCGCCGCCCCGGCCGGTCGCTGGCTCGCCCGTCGAGACAACGCCGAGCGGGCGGCGGGGCAGGTCGCCGTCGCGGCCCGCAGCGCCCTGGACGCCGCCGACGACGAGGTCATCCAGGCGCTGCTGACCCAGCTGATGCAGCGCCACATGGTCGAGCCGGACTGGTCCCCGACCCTCGCCCGCGCGCTCGAGGACGTCGTCGGGGCCCGTCACCACGAGAAGGTCGTCGACATGCTCGTGGCGCACACGGGTGACTGGATCGCCGAGCACCCGGAGGTGTTCGTCGAGACCGTCCGGCGTCGCTCCCCCGAGTGGAGCCCCGAGATCGTGGACAAGCTGCTGGCCGAGCGCCTGCATGCCGAGGCCCTCAAGTACCTGGCGGGCGTCCGGACGGACCGCTCGCACGAGGCCCGGCGCTCGATCGATGCGTGGCTCGCCGAGCTCGCGCAGCGGATGCGCACGGACCCGGTCACCCGCGGCACCGTCGAACGGCTCAAACGCGGCCTGTTCGAGGACGAACGCGTGCGCGGCTGGGCCGGGCAGGCCTGGACCAGCCTGAGCCGCTCGTTGCTTGCCTCACTCGAGGATCCGCGCTCGGACCTGCATCAGGCGCTGGTCGCGGCGATCATGGACCTGGGCGGGCGCCTGCAACACGAGGCGCCGCTGCGCGAGCGCGTCGACGGCTACGCACGAGCGGCGGCCGCCTACGCCCTGGCCGAATACGGGCCCGAGCTGACCGGGGTCATCGAGGAGACGGTCCACCGCTGGGACGGCGAGCAGACGGCTCGCACCCTGGAGCTGCTCGTGGGCCGTGACCTGCAGTTCATCCGCATCAACGGCTCGGTGGTCGGGGCGCTGGCCGGGCTGACCATCCACACGCTCGCGACCCTGCTGCTCTGA
- a CDS encoding glycerophosphodiester phosphodiesterase family protein, with translation MTPLVIAHRGASADHAEHTRAAYLRALDDGADGLECDVQLTRDKQVVCWHDPTVDRTSDGSGAVSDHTLAQLRRLNVHGWHPGGVPTEYGAPREQMLTLAELLRIALDAGRPLRLAVELKHPSPFGHELEEKTMRELAFAGWDPETGLMGQVQVSLMSFHAEALRYLAPLTGPDPLCPLIDLMPTGTDSRLARGPVSRAAVRAAMRMSLAESERLVWTGQAQLAGPSVAYMRAHLADAKAWLAAGRRLRVWTADQERDVAFLAAHGVQEITTNRPAAVRRALEAGQQGAHGVVSRVTL, from the coding sequence ATGACGCCGCTCGTGATCGCCCATCGGGGCGCGTCCGCCGACCACGCCGAGCACACGAGAGCCGCCTATCTGCGTGCCCTGGACGACGGGGCCGACGGGCTCGAATGCGATGTCCAGCTGACCCGGGACAAACAGGTCGTCTGCTGGCACGACCCGACCGTCGACCGCACCTCCGACGGCTCAGGCGCCGTCTCCGACCACACCCTCGCGCAGCTGCGTCGGCTCAACGTGCACGGCTGGCACCCCGGCGGCGTGCCGACCGAGTACGGGGCCCCGCGCGAGCAGATGCTTACTCTGGCCGAGCTGCTGCGGATCGCCCTCGACGCCGGTCGGCCGCTGCGCCTGGCCGTCGAGCTGAAGCACCCGAGCCCGTTCGGGCACGAGCTCGAAGAGAAGACGATGCGGGAGCTCGCGTTCGCCGGCTGGGACCCCGAGACCGGGCTGATGGGGCAGGTGCAGGTCTCGCTCATGAGCTTCCATGCCGAGGCGCTGCGGTACCTGGCCCCGCTGACGGGGCCGGACCCGTTGTGCCCGCTGATCGACCTGATGCCGACCGGCACGGACTCCCGTCTGGCGCGCGGACCGGTGAGCCGGGCCGCCGTGCGCGCCGCCATGCGGATGTCCCTGGCGGAGTCGGAACGTCTCGTGTGGACGGGGCAGGCACAGCTGGCCGGCCCGTCGGTCGCGTACATGCGGGCGCATCTGGCCGACGCGAAGGCGTGGCTCGCGGCGGGGCGGAGGCTGCGGGTGTGGACCGCCGATCAGGAGCGTGATGTGGCGTTCCTGGCGGCGCACGGCGTCCAGGAGATCACGACGAACCGGCCGGCGGCGGTGCGGCGGGCGCTCGAGGCCGGGCAGCAGGGCGCACACGGCGTCGTGTCGCGCGTTACACTCTGA
- a CDS encoding Nramp family divalent metal transporter has protein sequence MSSTPSPGRSPGPQPIHNPDIVGFTQAEIDATPVRPKWNSLGPGIVAAATGVGAADLVATLTAGSRYGYALMWAVVLGVLFKIVLVEGVGRYFLATGKTILQGWRTLGSWTSWYFGAYILIWGVVYGATAMSSTALPLAALFPGVDVTLFAIAAGLLGLALVWLDRYRLIETLMMVLIGVMFVTVLLSAVLTAPNLGEILAGLVPRIPSGDPEVMFYVLGLAGGVGGTITLAAYGYWLRAKGWNVPKYMTVMRFDNTTSYILTGIFVIATMIMGVELLNSAGVAISKGDKGLLDVGEVLAQRYGQAWATVFLVGFFAASFSSLLGVWHGVSLMFADFWTNVRRPADELDQDDAPSLSSRPGRFFLLWLTIPPMALLFLDKPIFLILLYGTLGALFMPFLAITLLVLNNRRSMPERFRNRLVHNVLLGITTLVFLVLGVSELAKALAPLFGGSA, from the coding sequence ATGTCATCGACCCCCTCGCCCGGGCGCTCGCCGGGCCCTCAGCCGATCCACAATCCGGACATCGTCGGCTTCACACAGGCCGAGATCGACGCGACGCCCGTCCGGCCGAAGTGGAATTCGCTCGGCCCCGGCATCGTCGCGGCCGCCACGGGTGTCGGCGCCGCTGACCTGGTCGCCACCCTCACCGCCGGGTCCCGCTATGGCTATGCCCTGATGTGGGCGGTCGTGCTCGGCGTGCTGTTCAAGATCGTGCTGGTGGAGGGCGTCGGTCGCTACTTCCTGGCCACCGGCAAGACGATCCTGCAGGGGTGGCGCACACTCGGCTCCTGGACCTCCTGGTACTTCGGCGCGTACATCCTGATCTGGGGCGTGGTGTACGGCGCCACCGCGATGTCCTCGACGGCGCTGCCGCTGGCCGCGCTGTTCCCGGGCGTCGACGTCACGCTGTTCGCGATCGCAGCGGGGCTGCTCGGCCTCGCGCTCGTCTGGCTCGACCGCTACCGGCTCATCGAGACGCTCATGATGGTGCTGATCGGCGTCATGTTCGTCACCGTGCTGCTCTCCGCCGTGCTGACCGCCCCGAACCTCGGCGAGATCCTGGCCGGACTCGTCCCGCGCATCCCCTCGGGCGACCCCGAGGTCATGTTCTACGTGCTGGGCCTGGCCGGCGGCGTCGGCGGCACCATCACGCTCGCCGCCTACGGCTACTGGCTGCGCGCGAAGGGCTGGAACGTGCCGAAGTACATGACGGTGATGCGCTTCGACAACACCACCAGCTACATCCTGACCGGCATCTTCGTGATCGCGACGATGATTATGGGCGTCGAGCTGCTCAATTCTGCGGGCGTCGCGATCTCGAAGGGCGACAAGGGCCTGCTTGATGTCGGCGAGGTCCTCGCGCAGCGGTACGGCCAGGCGTGGGCCACGGTGTTCCTGGTGGGCTTCTTCGCCGCGTCGTTCTCCTCCCTGCTGGGCGTGTGGCACGGCGTCTCGCTGATGTTCGCGGACTTCTGGACGAACGTCCGCCGCCCCGCCGACGAGCTCGACCAGGACGATGCGCCGTCGCTGTCGTCGCGGCCCGGGCGGTTCTTCCTGCTGTGGCTGACGATCCCGCCGATGGCGCTGCTGTTCCTGGACAAGCCGATCTTCCTGATCCTGCTCTACGGCACGCTCGGCGCCCTGTTCATGCCGTTCCTGGCCATCACGCTGCTCGTGCTGAACAACCGGCGCTCCATGCCGGAGCGGTTCCGGAACCGCCTGGTGCACAACGTGCTGCTGGGCATCACGACGCTGGTGTTCCTCGTGCTCGGCGTGAGCGAGCTGGCGAAGGCGCTCGCGCCGCTGTTCGGCGGGAGTGCCTGA
- a CDS encoding thiamine-binding protein, with product MIVAFSVAPSGAPADPSLVSAEDAASASVHQAVAEAVAIVRASGLPHRTSSMFTEIEGEWDEVMAVVKDATEAVGRYGSRVSLVLKADIRPGHTGELDGKLERLEAALGQSRDGAGEA from the coding sequence ATGATCGTCGCCTTCTCCGTCGCCCCGTCCGGCGCACCCGCAGATCCGTCTCTGGTGAGCGCTGAGGACGCCGCCTCTGCCTCTGTTCATCAGGCGGTCGCCGAGGCCGTCGCGATCGTGCGCGCCTCCGGCCTGCCGCACCGCACCTCGTCGATGTTCACCGAGATCGAGGGGGAGTGGGACGAGGTCATGGCCGTCGTCAAGGACGCCACCGAGGCGGTCGGTCGCTACGGCTCCCGCGTCTCACTCGTGCTCAAGGCCGACATCCGCCCCGGCCACACGGGCGAACTCGACGGCAAGCTCGAGCGTCTCGAAGCGGCGCTCGGTCAGAGTCGTGACGGTGCGGGCGAGGCCTGA
- a CDS encoding spermidine synthase, with protein MPADEVIAPGVFPISSGTAEILPDPWEPGTWLLKVNGVESSQLNPDTPERMGFEYMRWAAAVVSHRFAPDVDRLRVLHLGGAGCTFARWITHAYPQAHQLAVELDAGLAELARTRFGLPRAPQLKIRVGEAGQVLASLRPDTREVVVRDVFAPASPEPDAPHVTPEHLTGLEAARAAADVLVDGGVYLLNIGAGPGLASLRAELAALTETFAHVEVMADPPMLKGRRRGNVIAAASAGPLVLEHLGGRAGLARALRSDALPATLLEDVPRFVAGARPSTAPLVARAGN; from the coding sequence ATGCCCGCCGACGAGGTCATCGCTCCCGGCGTCTTCCCGATCAGCTCCGGCACCGCGGAGATCCTCCCCGACCCGTGGGAGCCGGGCACGTGGCTGCTCAAGGTCAACGGCGTCGAGTCCTCCCAGCTCAACCCGGACACCCCCGAGCGCATGGGCTTTGAGTACATGCGCTGGGCCGCGGCGGTCGTCTCCCACCGCTTCGCCCCCGACGTCGACCGGCTGCGCGTGCTGCATCTGGGCGGCGCCGGCTGCACGTTCGCCCGGTGGATCACGCACGCCTACCCGCAGGCACATCAGCTGGCCGTCGAGCTCGACGCGGGCCTGGCCGAGCTCGCCCGCACCCGCTTCGGGCTGCCGCGCGCCCCGCAGCTGAAGATCCGGGTCGGCGAGGCGGGTCAGGTGCTCGCCTCGCTCCGCCCGGACACCCGTGAGGTCGTCGTCCGTGACGTGTTCGCGCCCGCCTCGCCGGAGCCCGACGCCCCGCACGTCACGCCCGAGCACCTGACGGGTCTCGAGGCGGCGCGGGCCGCGGCCGACGTGCTCGTCGACGGCGGCGTGTACCTGCTCAACATCGGCGCCGGCCCGGGGCTGGCGTCACTGCGCGCCGAGCTGGCCGCGCTCACGGAGACCTTCGCCCACGTGGAGGTCATGGCCGATCCGCCGATGCTCAAGGGCCGCCGCCGCGGCAACGTGATCGCCGCGGCCTCGGCGGGGCCGCTCGTGCTCGAGCACCTGGGCGGGCGTGCCGGGCTCGCCCGCGCCCTGCGTTCGGACGCGCTGCCGGCCACGCTGCTCGAGGACGTGCCGCGGTTCGTGGCGGGCGCCCGCCCGTCGACCGCGCCCCTCGTCGCACGGGCCGGGAACTAG
- a CDS encoding universal stress protein translates to MTDQQPRTTDRDQAAAAETVAPAQGPVAPLEEFGVLVGVDGSDQSISAARWAQREARARQVPLTLVTAYTVPAFWGYAADVGGTLTDDTALRDGVRQMLDSVAAQLDDEGPAPTLRIETGDAAGVLVDLSRQAELLVSGARGRGGFLGRLLGSVSSALPGHAHCPVAIIPAGEDASRAEAGTPVVVGVDGSEQGRAAALVAAHEARLRGADLRVLAVLPPVSPSNAWLTVSVDDQAVQDELRTRLDQGVAWLRDEFPDLAVTGELRSGSPVELLAQHTETARLTVVGTRGLGGFAGALLGSTSQGVAVHAKGPLMVVPYREDVRLGNRGKYGPLPGRGGAEG, encoded by the coding sequence ATGACCGACCAGCAGCCCCGGACCACCGACCGCGACCAGGCCGCCGCAGCCGAGACTGTCGCCCCCGCCCAGGGGCCCGTCGCTCCGCTCGAGGAGTTCGGCGTCCTCGTTGGCGTCGACGGCTCCGACCAGTCGATCTCGGCGGCCCGCTGGGCCCAGCGTGAGGCCCGTGCCCGTCAGGTCCCCCTGACGCTCGTCACCGCCTACACCGTCCCCGCCTTCTGGGGGTACGCGGCCGACGTGGGCGGGACGCTCACCGATGACACGGCCCTGCGCGACGGCGTGCGCCAGATGCTCGACTCCGTGGCGGCCCAGCTCGATGACGAGGGGCCGGCCCCGACCCTGCGCATCGAGACCGGCGACGCGGCCGGTGTGCTCGTCGACCTCTCCCGCCAGGCCGAGCTGCTCGTCTCCGGGGCTCGAGGCCGTGGCGGCTTCCTCGGCCGTCTGCTTGGCTCGGTCTCCTCGGCCCTGCCGGGTCACGCGCACTGCCCGGTCGCGATCATCCCGGCCGGCGAGGACGCCTCCCGCGCCGAGGCCGGCACGCCCGTCGTCGTCGGCGTGGACGGCTCGGAGCAGGGCCGTGCCGCCGCACTCGTCGCCGCCCATGAGGCGCGGCTGCGCGGCGCCGACCTGCGTGTGCTCGCCGTGCTGCCGCCGGTGTCCCCGTCGAACGCGTGGCTCACGGTGTCCGTCGACGACCAGGCGGTGCAGGACGAGCTGCGTACGCGGCTCGACCAGGGCGTCGCCTGGCTGCGCGATGAGTTCCCGGACCTCGCCGTCACGGGCGAGCTGCGTTCCGGCTCCCCGGTCGAGCTGCTGGCCCAGCACACCGAGACCGCGCGGCTGACGGTCGTCGGCACCCGCGGCCTCGGCGGTTTCGCCGGCGCGCTGCTCGGTTCGACCAGCCAGGGCGTCGCGGTGCACGCCAAGGGCCCGCTCATGGTGGTGCCGTACCGCGAGGATGTGCGCCTGGGCAACCGCGGGAAGTACGGCCCGCTGCCGGGGCGGGGCGGCGCCGAGGGCTGA
- a CDS encoding metallopeptidase family protein: MSAPTPAPGPDEDASRAPLAWMSEAEFDDAVDAALRRIPDELASLLTNVVVLVEDEYEPEPWEDPDTELFGLFDGYAPTERAEAAFQLPDRIMIFRGPLTRHCASRTELEHEIVVTVMHEVGHFFGVDEQRLHELGWG; encoded by the coding sequence ATGTCCGCCCCGACGCCCGCACCCGGCCCCGACGAGGACGCCTCGCGCGCGCCGCTGGCCTGGATGAGCGAGGCCGAGTTCGACGACGCCGTCGACGCCGCCCTGCGCCGCATCCCGGACGAGCTCGCGTCGCTGCTGACGAACGTCGTCGTCCTGGTCGAGGACGAGTACGAGCCCGAGCCGTGGGAGGACCCGGACACCGAGCTGTTCGGCCTGTTCGACGGCTACGCCCCCACCGAGCGGGCCGAGGCGGCGTTCCAGCTGCCGGACCGGATCATGATCTTCCGCGGCCCGCTCACCCGGCACTGCGCGAGCCGCACCGAGCTGGAGCACGAGATCGTCGTGACGGTGATGCACGAGGTCGGACACTTCTTCGGCGTCGACGAGCAGCGCCTGCACGAGCTCGGCTGGGGCTGA